In the genome of Streptomyces collinus, one region contains:
- a CDS encoding winged helix DNA-binding protein gives MTTTTPLVDPRVIALAHYAGRALLQHVLDRHGMTFEQSVTLRLAAIADGPVGREQLVDGVTEALKTDAGQVHGVLDELIAARLLAPAGEAEVRITDAGRELYATTSGETAPVTARIYDGIPAEDLAVTGRVLTLITGRAGTELAALTR, from the coding sequence ATGACCACCACCACGCCCCTCGTCGATCCCCGTGTCATCGCCTTGGCCCACTACGCCGGCCGCGCCCTCCTCCAGCACGTGCTGGACCGGCACGGCATGACCTTCGAGCAGTCCGTCACGCTCCGCCTCGCCGCGATCGCCGACGGCCCGGTCGGGCGCGAGCAGCTCGTCGACGGTGTCACCGAAGCGCTGAAGACCGACGCCGGGCAGGTGCACGGCGTGCTCGACGAGCTGATCGCCGCCCGGCTGCTGGCCCCGGCCGGAGAGGCGGAGGTACGGATCACGGATGCCGGGCGCGAGCTGTACGCCACGACCTCCGGCGAGACGGCACCCGTCACCGCGCGGATCTACGACGGCATACCGGCGGAGGATCTGGCCGTCACGGGCCGCGTACTCACGCTGATCACCGGGCGGGCCGGCACCGAACTGGCCGCCCTGACCCGCTGA
- a CDS encoding MarR family winged helix-turn-helix transcriptional regulator: MSNGTEGATPGFLVWRLSMKWRVAVDRAVAPLGLTHAQYSLVASLYGMQRSGERPSQRRLADHTGLEPLYVSKLARALESAGLLERTRDPRDPRAVQLALTEQGREVTRRAIEVVHGLLQQLLGPLGGLDSARTREFARELTALLDAPLEPFSENETEQS; encoded by the coding sequence ATGAGCAACGGTACCGAAGGCGCGACGCCCGGCTTCCTGGTGTGGCGGCTGTCGATGAAATGGCGGGTCGCGGTCGACCGTGCGGTGGCCCCGCTGGGCCTCACCCACGCGCAGTACTCACTGGTCGCCTCGCTGTACGGCATGCAGCGCTCCGGCGAGCGGCCCAGCCAGCGCCGCCTCGCCGACCACACCGGACTGGAGCCGCTCTACGTGTCGAAACTGGCCCGGGCCCTGGAGAGCGCCGGGCTCCTGGAGCGCACCCGGGACCCGCGCGACCCGCGCGCGGTGCAGCTCGCCCTCACCGAGCAGGGCCGCGAGGTCACCCGGCGGGCGATCGAGGTCGTCCACGGACTCCTCCAGCAGCTCCTCGGCCCGCTCGGCGGCCTCGACAGCGCGCGCACACGGGAGTTCGCGCGCGAGCTGACGGCCCTGCTCGACGCACCTCTTGAACCCTTCAGCGAGAACGAGACGGAGCAGTCATGA
- a CDS encoding pirin family protein encodes MSNLEREAAPSLCGGRGFVVAEPVRELLSPRRVKLGESSEVRRLLPNLGRRMIGAWCFVDHYGPDDIADEPGMQVPPHPHMGLQTVSWLHEGEVLHRDSTGSLQTIRPRELGLMTSGRAISHSEESPRSHARFLHGAQLWVALPDSHRHTEPRFEHHAGLPVVTAPGLTATLILGDLDGATSPGTAYTPIVGADLALTRGADVRLPLEPDFEYAVLSMSGEAHVDGVPVLPGSMLYLGCGRGELPLRAESDANLMLLGGEPFEEELIMFWNWIGRSQEEIEQARRDWMEGSRFGEVKGYDGAPLPAPELPPVALKPRGRVR; translated from the coding sequence ATGAGCAATCTTGAGCGCGAGGCGGCCCCCTCCCTGTGCGGTGGCCGTGGCTTCGTGGTGGCGGAGCCGGTGCGTGAACTCCTCAGCCCCCGCCGGGTGAAGCTGGGTGAGTCCAGCGAGGTCCGCCGGCTGCTGCCCAACCTCGGCCGCCGGATGATCGGCGCCTGGTGCTTCGTCGACCACTACGGTCCCGACGACATCGCCGACGAGCCCGGTATGCAGGTGCCGCCCCACCCCCACATGGGTCTGCAGACCGTGAGCTGGCTGCACGAGGGAGAGGTGCTGCACCGCGACTCCACCGGCAGCCTCCAGACGATCCGCCCGCGCGAACTCGGCCTGATGACCTCCGGCCGCGCCATCAGTCACTCGGAGGAGAGCCCGCGCTCGCACGCCCGCTTCCTGCACGGCGCGCAGCTCTGGGTCGCGCTCCCCGACAGCCACCGCCACACCGAGCCGCGCTTCGAGCACCACGCCGGTCTGCCGGTCGTCACCGCACCCGGCCTCACGGCCACGCTGATCCTCGGCGACCTCGACGGCGCGACCTCACCCGGCACGGCGTACACCCCGATCGTCGGCGCCGACCTCGCCCTGACCCGGGGCGCGGACGTACGCCTCCCCCTGGAGCCGGACTTCGAGTACGCCGTCCTGTCCATGTCCGGCGAGGCCCATGTCGACGGCGTTCCCGTCCTCCCCGGCTCCATGCTCTACCTCGGCTGCGGCCGCGGCGAACTGCCCCTGCGGGCGGAGTCGGACGCGAATCTGATGCTCCTGGGCGGCGAGCCGTTCGAGGAGGAACTGATCATGTTCTGGAACTGGATCGGACGGTCGCAGGAGGAGATCGAGCAGGCGCGGCGGGACTGGATGGAAGGCTCCCGGTTCGGGGAGGTGAAGGGCTACGACGGTGCCCCGCTGCCCGCTCCGGAATTGCCGCCGGTGGCGTTGAAGCCGCGGGGGAGGGTGCGCTGA